The following are encoded in a window of Rosa chinensis cultivar Old Blush chromosome 4, RchiOBHm-V2, whole genome shotgun sequence genomic DNA:
- the LOC112197211 gene encoding protein LIGHT-DEPENDENT SHORT HYPOCOTYLS 4 has translation MDSLQGFGSPSDTNSSSSNINLNSSSSSSTPSSPTATLSRYENQKRRDWNTFGQYLRNHRPPLSLSRCSGAHVLEFLRYLDQFGKTKVHTQMCPFFGHPNPPAPCPCPLRQAWGSLDALIGRLRAAFEEHGGKPEANPFGARAVRLYLREVRDSQAKARGISYDKKKRKRPPQSASTTSLQALMPPTPPPAPPPSSSASQ, from the coding sequence ATGGATTCACTTCAAGGATTTGGTAGCCCTTCAGACACAAACAGTTCCTCAAGCAACATCAACCTCAActcttcttcctcatcctcAACCCCAAGCTCTCCTACTGCCACTCTCAGCCGCTACGAAAACCAAAAGCGGCGAGACTGGAACACCTTCGGTCAGTACCTCAGGAACCACCGGCCGCCGCTATCCCTGTCCCGGTGCAGCGGGGCCCACGTCCTGGAGTTCCTGAGGTACCTTGACCAGTTCGGGAAGACCAAAGTCCACACCCAAATGTGTCCCTTCTTTGGGCACCCAAACCCTCCTGCGCCGTGCCCCTGCCCTCTGCGCCAAGCTTGGGGCAGCCTTGACGCCCTCATCGGCCGCCTCCGTGCCGCCTTTGAAGAGCACGGTGGGAAGCCTGAGGCAAACCCTTTCGGGGCTAGAGCCGTGAGGCTCTATCTCCGCGAGGTTCGCGACTCACAGGCCAAAGCTAGAGGAATCAGCTATGACAAGAAGAAGCGCAAGAGGCCACCACAGTCAGCTAGTACTACTTCTCTTCAAGCATTAATGCCTCCAACTCCTCCTCCAGCTCCTCCTCCTTCTAGTAGTGCAAGTCAGTAA
- the LOC112198752 gene encoding uncharacterized protein LOC112198752, whose product MVGRLLGPKNKFLGFKGTISTIWRMKSGLSIQDIGNRFVFQFGRENKHNKILHGGPWFYGNTMLVLRSYDGIGLVAKIPLNSVETWVAVKGLLVGLRNKAALTLGRVIQLDQTALHRKEKEQRVKLVLDVRRRVRVWKLFEFSLVVVTVELFFTYEKVRGFCLNCGFFEHGEAGCDVLLTREKDDILAQMQALTLASLSLKDKQTNPTAMRDD is encoded by the coding sequence ATGGTGGGGAGACTTCTAGGGCCAAAGAATAAATTTCTTGGCTTCAAGGGTACTATCTCTACGATTTGGCGCATGAAATCTGGTTTGTCAATTCAGGATATTGGAAATCGCTTCGTGTTTCAGTTTGGTCGTGAGAATAAACATAACAAGATCTTGCATGGAGGTCCTTGGTTCTACGGAAATACTATGCTGGTGCTTAGAAGTTATGATGGCATAGGACTGGTGGCTAAAATTCCTTTGAATTCGGTGGAGACTTGGGTCGCCGTCAAGGGCCTTCTGGTGGGACTTCGAAACAAGGCGGCTTTGACTCTGGGTAGGGTGATCCAGCTAGACCAAACTGCCTTGCATAGGAAGGAAAAAGAACAAAGGGTTAAATTGGTACTTGATGTCAGGCGTCGGGTTAGGGTTTGGAAACTGTTTGAATTTTCACTGGTGGTGGTGACGGTGGAGCTGTTTTTCACCTATGAAAAGGTGAGAGGGTTCTGTCTCAATTGTGGTTTCTTTGAACATGGTGAGGCAGGTTGTGATGTACTGCTGACAAGGGAGAAGGATGACATCCTTGCTCAGATGCAGGCTTTGACGTTGGCCAGTCTATCCTTGAAGGACAAACAGACAAACCCTACGGCGATGAGGGATGACTAG